A part of Thermomicrobiales bacterium genomic DNA contains:
- the fabZ gene encoding 3-hydroxyacyl-ACP dehydratase FabZ — protein sequence MLDTREIQAIIPHRYPFLLVDRILEVEYGIRAVGLKNVTANEPFFQGHFPHYPVMPGVLIIEALAQVGAVALLGMDEHRGKMAFFAGIDGVRFKRQVKPGDALRLEVVMGRMRRGIGTGSAVATVDGELAVKAELMFAVADLDQPA from the coding sequence GTGCTGGACACACGCGAGATTCAGGCGATTATCCCCCACCGCTACCCCTTTCTTCTTGTCGACCGTATTCTCGAGGTCGAATATGGCATCCGCGCAGTGGGTTTGAAGAATGTCACCGCGAACGAGCCCTTCTTTCAGGGGCATTTTCCCCACTATCCGGTGATGCCAGGGGTCTTGATCATCGAAGCCCTTGCGCAGGTCGGAGCGGTGGCACTACTCGGCATGGACGAGCATCGCGGCAAGATGGCGTTCTTCGCGGGTATCGACGGCGTCCGGTTCAAGCGACAGGTGAAGCCCGGCGACGCTCTCCGGCTGGAGGTGGTGATGGGCCGAATGCGTCGTGGGATCGGAACTGGTTCGGCCGTCGCGACGGTCGATGGTGAGCTCGCGGTCAAAGCGGAGTTGATGTTCGCCGTCGCGGATCTCGATCAGCCCGCATGA
- a CDS encoding NAD(P)H-dependent glycerol-3-phosphate dehydrogenase translates to MSNPSSVAVVGAGAWGTTLALHLDSVGANVRLVTRDEEQADAIRAAGENVRYLTGVPLAPAIGVTSDIRMAAQDADVVFVVVPTQAVREISQRLRTVFAGNTLVVSCSKGLERDTLARSSEVLADVGGIPVERIAILSGPNLSGEIVRGLPASAVVASAALSTAETVQSLLSSARFRVYTSRDVIGVEIGGALKNVIALGAGVSDGLRMGQNAKAAFITRGLAELTRLGIAAGANPLTFGGLSGLGDLIATCESPLSRNRTFGQLLSEGLSMEDARQRIGHVVEGATTAYAMAELGRRYGVETPIADAIVAVLDGQVSVDDAIHVLLTRNQRAELD, encoded by the coding sequence ATGTCAAACCCCTCATCAGTGGCGGTAGTCGGAGCTGGCGCGTGGGGCACGACGCTCGCCCTCCATCTTGACTCAGTCGGGGCGAACGTGCGGCTCGTGACGCGCGACGAGGAACAAGCTGACGCCATTCGCGCCGCCGGCGAAAATGTGCGGTATCTCACCGGAGTGCCACTCGCGCCCGCGATTGGCGTGACATCAGATATCCGCATGGCGGCGCAGGATGCGGATGTGGTGTTCGTGGTCGTCCCAACACAGGCCGTCCGTGAAATCAGCCAGCGGCTTCGGACTGTGTTCGCAGGCAACACACTGGTCGTGTCGTGCAGCAAAGGGCTCGAGAGAGACACGCTCGCGCGATCCAGCGAAGTGTTGGCCGACGTGGGCGGCATCCCCGTTGAGAGAATCGCCATCTTATCCGGGCCGAATCTCTCTGGCGAGATCGTGCGAGGTCTGCCGGCCTCGGCGGTTGTTGCGTCGGCGGCATTGTCCACCGCCGAGACTGTGCAATCGCTCCTTTCGTCCGCGCGGTTTCGTGTGTACACGAGCCGGGACGTCATCGGCGTCGAGATCGGCGGCGCGCTGAAGAACGTCATCGCGCTCGGCGCGGGCGTGTCGGACGGCCTCCGGATGGGGCAAAACGCAAAGGCTGCGTTCATTACCCGCGGCCTCGCGGAGCTAACGCGGCTGGGCATCGCAGCGGGCGCGAATCCCCTCACATTCGGCGGATTGAGCGGACTTGGCGATCTGATTGCGACCTGCGAGAGCCCGCTCAGCCGCAACCGAACGTTCGGTCAGCTGCTCAGCGAGGGGCTGAGCATGGAGGACGCGCGCCAGCGGATCGGCCATGTCGTCGAGGGGGCGACGACCGCGTATGCGATGGCGGAGCTAGGCCGGCGATATGGAGTAGAGACACCAATTGCCGACGCGATCGTCGCGGTGCTGGACGGTCAGGTCTCGGTCGATGACGCGATCCATGTGCTGCTGACGCGTAACCAACGGGCCGAGCTGGACTGA
- a CDS encoding adenylosuccinate synthetase gives MKPIYEELAGWEDGGSDTAASAGLPEAAQIYLRRIAALVGVPITFVGTGPHRDQLIHATAAD, from the coding sequence GTGAAGCCGATCTATGAGGAGTTGGCCGGCTGGGAAGACGGGGGCAGCGACACAGCGGCGTCTGCCGGCCTGCCCGAGGCGGCCCAGATATATCTGCGGCGGATCGCGGCGCTCGTTGGCGTCCCGATTACCTTCGTCGGCACCGGCCCACATCGCGACCAGCTCATTCACGCGACGGCGGCGGACTAG
- a CDS encoding adenylosuccinate synthase: protein MPVAIVLGGQWGDEGKGKIIDALASSVDVVVRANGSANAGHTVVTDRGVFKFHLIPSGILHPDCTCVIGAGVALDPAILLQELDDMHARGVDTSHLRVSSRCHLIMPYHPIQDRLEESSRGANTIGTTQRGNGPCYADKAARRGIRAADILDPEYLVRRLEPVLAEKNALLGALYGHPPFDLDEMAEQFAAYGERLAPYIGDVEVEIQDAIDAGRNVMIEGAQAAMLDIDYGTYPYVTSSSPTAAGVCQGAGVAPTQIDRVIGVYKAYSTRVGAGAFPTELFDDTGDMLRSRGVEFGTTTGRPRRTGWFDAVQARYTARLNGITEIALTKLDVLDGVDAVHVCVGYELNGERHDSPLPGSKTTSR, encoded by the coding sequence ATGCCGGTAGCAATCGTGCTCGGTGGCCAATGGGGTGACGAAGGCAAGGGCAAGATCATCGATGCGCTGGCGTCCAGCGTAGATGTTGTGGTTCGCGCCAACGGCAGCGCGAACGCCGGACATACCGTCGTCACCGACCGGGGAGTATTCAAGTTCCACCTGATTCCCTCAGGCATCCTTCATCCCGATTGCACCTGTGTCATCGGCGCCGGAGTTGCGCTCGACCCGGCGATCTTGCTGCAGGAACTGGACGACATGCACGCCCGTGGAGTTGACACCTCGCACCTTCGCGTCTCATCCCGCTGCCACCTGATCATGCCCTATCACCCGATTCAGGACCGGCTCGAAGAATCCAGCCGCGGCGCAAATACCATCGGAACCACTCAGCGGGGCAACGGACCGTGTTATGCGGATAAGGCCGCGCGGCGCGGGATCCGTGCCGCCGATATTCTCGATCCCGAGTATCTTGTTCGCCGGCTTGAGCCTGTATTGGCCGAGAAGAATGCGCTCCTTGGCGCGCTCTATGGACACCCGCCGTTCGACCTGGATGAGATGGCCGAACAATTCGCCGCGTACGGCGAGCGGTTGGCGCCATATATCGGTGATGTCGAGGTCGAGATCCAGGATGCGATCGACGCTGGCCGCAACGTCATGATCGAGGGCGCTCAGGCGGCGATGCTAGACATCGACTACGGCACCTATCCATACGTTACGTCATCGTCCCCGACAGCGGCGGGGGTCTGCCAGGGGGCGGGAGTCGCGCCCACTCAGATCGACCGCGTGATCGGCGTCTACAAGGCGTACTCCACGCGGGTCGGCGCTGGCGCGTTTCCGACCGAGCTCTTCGACGACACCGGCGATATGCTGCGCTCGCGCGGCGTCGAGTTCGGCACAACCACCGGGCGACCACGCCGGACGGGTTGGTTCGACGCGGTCCAGGCGCGCTATACGGCACGTCTGAACGGCATCACCGAGATCGCGCTCACGAAGCTCGATGTCCTCGACGGCGTCGACGCGGTTCATGTCTGCGTCGGGTACGAACTCAACGGGGAGCGTCATGATTCCCCCCTGCCCGGATCGAAGACTACGAGCAGGTGA
- a CDS encoding DnaJ C-terminal domain-containing protein, producing MQFQDYYSLLGIGRKASDAEIKKAYREKARRLHPDVNKAPDAEEKFKAVNEAYQVLSDADKRARYDQFGADWERYQATSDSNAGPGDFSQWVSQQSGGPSGARVEYRTNGGEGFSDFFETLFGSQKGRQRRRARTPRRGEDHEYTVEVPLRDAFTGTSRTFEIQIPEPCLECNGTGATHGQICLICEGTGTVARRSRIEVTIPAGIREGQRVRVAGKGSPGGDGGPAGDVYLRVKVVSDEQFSLDGNDLRADVDIPLYTAVLGGEAIVRTLTGKVALTIPSQSKNGKMFRLRGQGWPTAIGSSERGDLFARIRVVLPANLGEEELSLFEKLRDMREPEKTAPVA from the coding sequence ATGCAATTTCAGGACTACTATTCTCTCCTCGGTATCGGGCGCAAGGCAAGCGACGCCGAGATCAAGAAGGCATACCGGGAGAAGGCGCGCCGACTTCATCCGGACGTAAACAAGGCCCCAGACGCTGAAGAGAAGTTCAAGGCGGTCAATGAGGCCTATCAGGTGCTATCCGACGCCGACAAGCGCGCGCGCTACGATCAGTTCGGCGCCGACTGGGAACGCTACCAGGCAACAAGCGACTCGAACGCCGGCCCGGGTGATTTCAGTCAGTGGGTCTCGCAGCAGTCCGGCGGCCCCAGCGGCGCCCGCGTTGAATACCGAACCAATGGCGGTGAGGGGTTTTCCGACTTCTTCGAGACGCTATTCGGCAGTCAGAAGGGCCGGCAGCGCCGACGCGCCCGGACGCCTCGGCGCGGAGAAGACCATGAATACACTGTCGAGGTGCCGCTCCGAGACGCGTTCACCGGCACATCCCGCACCTTCGAGATCCAGATACCCGAGCCATGTCTGGAATGCAACGGCACTGGCGCCACCCACGGCCAGATCTGCCTCATCTGCGAAGGAACTGGAACTGTCGCACGCCGGTCACGCATCGAGGTCACGATTCCGGCCGGTATTCGTGAAGGTCAGCGTGTCCGCGTGGCCGGCAAGGGTTCGCCAGGGGGCGACGGTGGACCCGCAGGTGATGTGTACTTGCGCGTCAAGGTCGTTTCGGACGAGCAGTTCTCGCTCGATGGGAACGATCTTCGAGCCGATGTCGATATCCCGTTGTATACCGCGGTTCTCGGCGGCGAGGCCATCGTCAGGACGTTGACCGGCAAGGTTGCGCTAACGATTCCTTCCCAGTCGAAGAATGGGAAGATGTTCCGTCTACGCGGACAAGGCTGGCCGACGGCGATCGGGTCCAGTGAGCGAGGCGATCTCTTCGCCCGCATACGCGTCGTTCTTCCAGCAAACCTCGGCGAGGAGGAGCTATCGTTGTTCGAAAAGCTCCGTGACATGCGCGAGCCGGAGAAGACTGCGCCAGTCGCGTGA
- a CDS encoding DUF4126 domain-containing protein yields MFELLTGLGLAMPAGLNAYIPILAIALADRYTGLIQLAAPYNVIASPWAIAIISVLLGIEIIADKIPIVDHINDLFQSFIRPAAGALLVMASTDAVHRINPILAMILGLFVAGGVHITKSTFRPIVTATTGGVGNPIVSAAEDGTAICLSVLALVAPILIVLVIVAVAGFAFVMIRRRYGRRASLI; encoded by the coding sequence ATGTTTGAGCTACTAACCGGGCTCGGGCTAGCGATGCCGGCCGGCTTGAATGCATACATTCCGATTCTCGCGATCGCGCTGGCCGACCGATATACCGGACTGATTCAACTCGCCGCGCCCTATAATGTCATCGCATCCCCATGGGCAATTGCGATCATTTCGGTGCTCCTTGGGATCGAGATCATTGCCGACAAAATCCCGATCGTCGACCACATCAATGATCTGTTTCAGTCGTTCATCAGGCCGGCTGCCGGAGCGTTGCTCGTCATGGCCAGCACCGACGCCGTCCACAGGATCAACCCGATCCTGGCGATGATCCTCGGCCTCTTCGTTGCGGGCGGCGTGCACATCACCAAGTCAACATTCCGGCCGATCGTGACCGCCACTACCGGAGGAGTCGGGAACCCGATAGTCAGCGCAGCCGAGGATGGCACGGCAATCTGCCTGAGCGTGCTCGCGCTGGTTGCGCCGATTCTCATCGTTCTCGTGATCGTCGCCGTCGCCGGCTTCGCGTTCGTGATGATTCGACGCCGATATGGACGACGTGCTTCGCTTATTTGA
- a CDS encoding VanZ family protein, with protein MNTPGSLRRLAAIGVLTWMILIFALSSRSTFPTTGGLPANVAAIIGHLVAYAVLAALIRLAIRGFEPDFRADLISVTLAALYGLSDEFHQSFVPGRDASVFDVLVDIAGASLGVTITNLMGSFWRRPGRES; from the coding sequence ATGAACACGCCCGGTTCTCTACGCCGGCTTGCTGCGATAGGCGTTCTTACGTGGATGATCCTGATTTTCGCGCTGTCATCGAGAAGCACATTCCCGACGACCGGAGGGCTGCCGGCCAACGTCGCCGCTATCATTGGCCATCTTGTTGCCTATGCGGTGCTGGCCGCGCTGATCCGCCTCGCAATACGCGGATTCGAGCCCGACTTCCGCGCTGATTTGATCTCGGTTACTCTCGCGGCGCTGTATGGGCTGAGCGACGAGTTCCACCAGTCCTTCGTCCCGGGCCGCGACGCCAGCGTCTTCGACGTCCTCGTCGACATCGCGGGGGCATCGCTCGGCGTAACAATCACAAATCTGATGGGAAGCTTCTGGCGTCGACCAGGCAGGGAATCATGA
- a CDS encoding glycosyltransferase, whose translation MLLPSAVMREDTFDIVMLGTFGLWRLGTLQSRALPFASELAARGYRCAIVTSPWDMPFERGVVETRDGVLIVNTAAAGATTLPAVFQQLEVIRHLRPRLIHLFKPRGFGGIAARCLLGRVPVIVDSDDWEGDGGWNRQGHYPLAQRRLFDWQERTLLRDADGVTAASTLLTERACVLRRSSRNVHRLPNGLASSWIAELEAARSPASDRAIPTVLLYSRFEEFAPGWPDQFARSLRGHYPQARIVSVGGGSATEVEQMGYVAREVIPSVLGSAAVAVFPYQDTLITRSKQSVKLLELMAAGCAIVASDVGDVPAVLGPAGRLVATDNPERFAESTAVLLADMSGRMTLGAAAQERVRSHFSIPSIVDRLAEAYAEHGVTGR comes from the coding sequence ATGTTGTTACCATCTGCCGTCATGCGCGAAGACACCTTCGACATTGTCATGCTGGGCACATTCGGCCTGTGGCGACTGGGAACGCTCCAGTCGCGCGCGCTTCCGTTCGCCAGCGAGCTCGCCGCGCGAGGCTATCGCTGTGCGATCGTCACCAGCCCATGGGATATGCCGTTCGAGCGCGGAGTCGTCGAGACGCGGGATGGTGTCTTGATCGTCAACACTGCGGCTGCCGGCGCCACGACGCTTCCCGCCGTGTTCCAGCAGCTCGAAGTCATCCGACACCTGCGCCCGCGTCTGATCCACCTGTTCAAGCCGCGCGGATTCGGCGGCATTGCGGCCCGCTGTCTCCTTGGCCGCGTGCCTGTCATCGTCGACAGCGACGACTGGGAGGGCGACGGTGGCTGGAATCGCCAGGGTCACTACCCGCTGGCCCAGCGTCGACTCTTTGATTGGCAGGAGCGCACCCTGCTTCGTGACGCGGATGGTGTCACGGCCGCCAGCACCCTGCTTACTGAGCGCGCGTGCGTATTGCGACGCTCGTCACGGAACGTCCATCGGCTGCCGAACGGTCTTGCGTCGTCATGGATCGCGGAGCTCGAGGCCGCGCGCTCACCCGCGTCGGACCGCGCGATTCCCACTGTGCTGCTCTACTCCCGCTTCGAGGAATTCGCGCCGGGCTGGCCAGACCAGTTTGCACGGTCGCTACGAGGGCACTACCCGCAAGCGCGGATTGTTTCTGTTGGGGGTGGTTCAGCTACTGAAGTAGAGCAAATGGGATATGTAGCGCGAGAAGTGATTCCGTCGGTGCTCGGTTCAGCTGCCGTCGCCGTGTTCCCGTACCAGGACACTCTCATCACCCGCAGCAAACAGTCGGTGAAGTTGCTCGAGCTGATGGCGGCCGGCTGTGCGATCGTCGCATCAGACGTCGGCGATGTGCCGGCCGTCCTCGGGCCGGCCGGCCGCCTTGTTGCCACCGACAATCCCGAGCGATTTGCCGAATCAACCGCTGTGCTGCTCGCCGATATGTCAGGAAGAATGACGCTGGGCGCCGCAGCGCAGGAACGTGTGCGATCGCACTTCTCAATCCCCTCCATCGTTGATCGGCTTGCCGAAGCCTATGCCGAACATGGAGTAACAGGCCGATGA
- the lexA gene encoding transcriptional repressor LexA — MKELSARQRDILGFIETFTDARSYPPTIREIQDGLSISSTSVVDYNLKVLEQRNLLRRNRHISRGIEVVGRATSRRGVISIPVVGRIAAGEPIPVPDDLVTQEFIDTIELGVDVLGSRTEGLFALRVKGHSMVDALINDGDVVVLRHQNVCENGETVAVWLKSERETTLKRLYREGSQIRLQPANVTMGPIYTDAKNVEIQGKLVTVVRPVIQ, encoded by the coding sequence ATGAAGGAATTGTCGGCGCGTCAACGAGATATTCTCGGGTTCATCGAGACGTTCACCGATGCGCGCTCCTATCCCCCAACGATTCGCGAGATCCAGGATGGATTGTCGATCTCATCCACCAGTGTTGTGGATTACAACCTCAAGGTTCTCGAGCAGCGCAACTTGTTGCGCAGGAACAGACATATTTCCCGGGGCATTGAGGTGGTCGGCAGAGCGACATCGCGTCGGGGCGTTATCTCGATTCCCGTCGTCGGCCGGATCGCCGCTGGCGAGCCAATTCCGGTGCCGGATGACCTTGTAACTCAGGAGTTCATCGACACAATCGAGTTGGGCGTCGACGTGCTAGGTTCACGGACGGAGGGCTTGTTCGCCCTTCGCGTCAAGGGGCATTCAATGGTCGATGCCTTGATAAACGATGGTGATGTTGTCGTTCTCCGACACCAGAATGTCTGCGAGAATGGCGAGACGGTGGCGGTCTGGCTCAAGAGCGAGCGCGAGACGACGCTGAAGCGGCTGTATCGCGAGGGTTCCCAGATTCGCCTTCAGCCGGCCAACGTGACGATGGGGCCGATCTACACCGACGCGAAGAACGTCGAGATCCAGGGCAAGCTTGTGACCGTCGTCCGGCCAGTGATCCAGTAG